Genomic window (Candidatus Leptovillus gracilis):
GTTTCATCAACATATACAGGAGGAGAATGTTATGCCCCGGCACCTTTTATGGTCTCTCAAAGTTTCCGTTTTACTTTTTACTGCGTTGCTGGTTTTCACCTACTTCGCCAACACATCTCCAGCCAATACCTGGAACAGTGAAATATTGCCCGGACCGACTGCGCCGTAGGCGCAGCTGGTCGCGGCGCTGGCTTTTTTGCCCTACGCCAATTCAGACGGTCATTCGATGAACGCAGTATTGTCGGACACGCCTGCACTGAGTGAAACCGAAGTGGCCGTTACCCTCTCTGCCTATCCCACCACGCCCGACCGTCAACTGAATACCACTTCCCGGCAAACGCTGGGGACACAGCCGGCCCGCGCCATGTGTGCAGCCGACCAACTGAGCGCCTCGCCGAACGGCCGTTACCTGCTCATCCAATACAACTGCGAAGCCGCCCTCTTTGCCATTTTGCAAGATTTACAGACTGGCAAAGAAACCACCCTGGCACGGGGCTATTTTCTTGACTGGTCGCCCGACGGCGACTGGCTGCTGTTCCGCCAGACAGACGAAGACGCTATCTGGTTGGTACAGGCGGCGACGGGCAGCCGGCAGACGCTGCCCAATCTGCCGGCCGGCGTCTACAACGCCGCCTTCCACTTTGACGGGCAGACGGTGGTGCTGGCCGCCAGCCAGGGATTGGGGCTGGGCAGCGAATTGGGCGTCTATCATCACCTGGCGACGACCAGTTACACACGGTGGCAAACCTTTCCGCAGCAGGTCGTCGCTTATCCGCGCTGGTCGCCGGATGGCACAAAGCTGGCCTACATCCTGATGCCGGACAGCAACCAGCCCTTCACCGTGGGTGAATTGTGGCTGGCTGAGCCGGGGACGGGCGCGCCAACCCAACTGCTGGACGCCGTAGACGCCGGGCACGGCTACCCGCCCGTCTGGTCGCCAAATGGTCAAAGCCTGGCCTATGTGCGCCGTGAAAACCCGGACAGCGTGCGCGCCGACCATCTGGCTGCGGCGCTGCGCAGCAATCTGATGCTGGCGAACGCCGCTGCCGGTCAGACCACGCCGCTGACCAGCTTCCCGGACAGCCTGGTATACGACGCCATCTGGTCGCCGGATGGGGCGCAGTTGGCTTTTACGGCCGATGACGCTATCTGGCTTGTCAGCCCCGGCCAATCGTCCACACAAATCACCCAATCCATGACCGCTCGCCATCCAGCCTGGCTGGTGGAAAACAATTAGAAATGAGGCGCGGGAGCGAGAGAAGATGCTGCTTCGTTCCTTGCGCCTCATTCTCTCCCGGAGGATGCTATGATTCAACGAATCCTTTTCTTGATCTGTTTGGCCTGCTTATTGTTGGTAGGGTGTGGGACGGAAGGGGAGATGGTTGCGGAAGCTGCCCCCACCGCTGCCCAACTACCTGCTGCCGAGACGCCAATAGCAACGGAAACGGCCCAGCCGACGCCCACCCCCAACGCAACCCCGGCGCCTGCGACCCACACCCCCACATTGCCGCCGCCAACCAACACGCCTACTACCACGCCCCAACCCACAGAAACGCAAATAGCTACAGCTACATCTTCATTAGCTTTCCCCTTATCACCTCAGGGCGCCATCTTTTTTCTTTGGAGCACCGTTCCGCCGCCAGATGGTTCTGATCCATCTCTGACTACAGACTTATATGTTGCTTATCCGGGTAATTCACCCGATAGATGGGATGTACGGCCCCTCATCCCTGACCTTTTCGGTTTTACCTTGATGAAAGCATCCCCAGATATGTCTTATCTTGCCATTCTTTTTTCTGAGAATGAAGAACAAGCCTGGAATGAAATGCGAGGAGTAGGGCTTTATAACTTTGAACAAAAGGCTTTTAGCAACCTAACTGGTAGTGAGTGTTGTCTATATGGATTCGACTGGCTGCCGCAATCACAAGCTGTTCTTTATTCTCAAGTTAACAATTTGTTCCAAATTGACATTGGTGAAGAATCCTCACCAAGTCAATTAACTGATGATTGGTTATCTCAATCTGGAACTGAAGTTTTCAACCCGGTGATTTCACCTGATGGAAACTGGGTGGCTGTTACTCTGTCTTCTAACCAAATGGCAGTCTATAACATGACAACCGGTCATTTCACTACTCTGGCAGAGGAGGTTCCTTATCCTTCCAGTCACCGGGTCATTACATGGTCACCAAATAGTCAAATGTTGGCTTTTACAAGCACCTTTGAGCAAGGATTGTTTGTGGCAAACATGGACTCAATGGCAGTCGTTCAGTTGGAAAATGTAAACACACGTTGTTTACCGGCGTGGTCATCAAAAACGCTCTTACTTGCTTATACGTGCGATAACAGCTTGTTTTTATGGGATGCAAAAACACAAGTTGCCGAAGAAACAGTTAATGGAGACATCGTAGGAATACCTGTCTGGTCGCCTAACGGTTCAACGATTGCCGTAAACGTAGTTATAGGCGAAAAAAAAGGGTTTCTACTTATCGACCCTAATGATGGCCGCCAACAGTTTCTCGATACAACAGATGTGGCAGCTCCTTCTCTATGGCCTCCAGCAATTTGGTCTCCAGATGGAGAATGGCTCTTGTATCTTTCCGAACAACCTGACCAGACTGGTTATTATGTTATGAACAAAACGAACAACATACCTTATCTTGTCTTAAATACCACTGGATTGGGAACACCACATGATTTGGTTTGGTTTCATGATGTGGCGTCTTTACCTTAAAAAATAAAAACAGGAGGAATTCGATGAGAAAACGAGCTTTTATCTATATGCTCTTTTTACAGGTTGCACTTTTTAGTGCTGTCCTCTGGTATGGGAAGTTTGCTGCAAAAGAAGCTGTATTTGCATATCAGGTAGAATCAACGTCAATCCCTTTCTTAGGCCCCATTTATTATGGGCAAGAAGCCATTCTCAATGTATTTGACCATGAGTTGCCACTCTTTAGACCAACACCCCGCTGTGGCCGGTCTTCCAGACCGTGCCACTTGGTTGCATGTATAGTTGCTTGGCAAAATCGTAATTTTGGGAGGATGTGATGACTCGATTACACTTGTTTTTATTGGGCTGTGTTTGTTTGCTGCTGGTAGTTGGATGTGGGGGAGAAGGGGAAAGGGTTGCGGAAGCTGCGCCCACACCTACCCAACTGCCTGTTACGGGAACGCCAACGGAAACGGCCGTTCCGCCCACTTTCACCCCACTACCGGCTACGGAAACGGCCGTGCCGCCTACCGCAACCATTGCTCCCACTAACACCGCTGCATCTTTGCCCACTACCATACCGACAAATACTCCTATCCCGTTGCCGCCGCCGCCAGGCCAGATTGTTTTTCTATGGAATCCAGAGCCGGTAGACCCTACCGGGCCGCAGCCGCAAAACCTGTATTTTGCCAAACCCGGCAATGCGGCTGGCGAGTGGGAAATGGAAACGACGCTAACAGACTTGCACGGCGCTGGCCTGTATTTATCACCTGACGGCACAAAGTTTGCTGCCAGGCTGTTTGAGGATACCGATGGAAATGGGATTGTTTCTACCATGGGCACGGCAGATTATTCAAACGTCTATCTTTACCCATTATCGGATAAAACTCTAACCCGATTAACAGACACTGAAATCAAGGGCACTGTCCAGGTCAGTTGGCTGCCGGACAATCAACAGTTTACTTACACGTTGAATAAGGATATTTTCCTTTTCGATTTGGCAAACTCAACTTCCACCCGGTTACTTAGTTTTCCAGGACTTATCACTTTTCACCAATGGTCACCTGACGGCCGTTGGTTGGCTATTGTTTCTAGGTTATCAGATGAACCAGCACCCGCAGGAGAATCCCACAGACTTGGTTTGTATGACACAGAAACAAATAACCTGATTTCTGTGGTTAGCAAACTGGGAGGAAGCAGTATAAGTTGGTCTCCAAGCAGTCAATGGTTCGCATTTTCCAGCATCGAACAGGGTTTATACGTCACTTCCATAAATGATCTTGTGCCAATCCAATTAGATGCTGGCCTCAGTTTTTCTTCCTGGTCGCCTGATGGTCAGTGGCTGGCTTTTACGTCTCAAACAGGCGCTGTAAGTCTGAATTTGTGGAACCCAAATACGCAGTTAATCGAACGCTTATTGGAGGGAAACGGCCGTTTTTCACGCCCCATATGGTCACCTGATAACCAACACCTGGCTGTTGCGCTGAATACCGAAGAAGAATCAAGTTTGGTTATCGCCGACATAGTTAATAAAACCACCAATACTGTATTGATTGGTCCAAAACCTGTACCCGACCCTGGTCCAGCTCGATGGCCGCTAGAAACCTTGAGTTGGTCGCCAGATGGACAGTGGATACTGTTTGAGGCTTCAGGAAAAGACAACCGCAACTTTTCAGTGGTCAATTATGCCAACGGAGAACTATTTGTGGTTCTCGACTTTACCGGTTCAGATGTGCCGGAGAATGTTTATTGGCTGCCATAAACGAGATCTATGTACAAGCTGTTTTTGGTGACCCCCGCTGTGGCCGCATCTCAGCCGAAGGGATGCTCTTCCAGACCGTGCCACCTGCTGGCCTGTATAGGTATTTGCCAAAATCGTCGTAAGTCTTGGAGGACGTGATGACTCGATTACACTTGTTTTTATTGGGTTGTGTTTGTTTGCTGCTGGTAGTTGGATGTGGAGGAAAAGGGGAACCGGTAACGGCCGTTACCCCCATGCCCAGTACACCTGCAACAGAAACGGCCGTTCCGCCCACCCCTACCCAGCCACTTGCTACAGATACGCCGGTGGGGATGGAAACGGCCGTGCTGCCCACCAATACCGCCACAGTTTCTCCTACAACGGCCACTTCGACTGCGCTCAGTGCAGGCGTACTCACCGAAACACCCACAAATACACCTGTACCTCTGCCACCATCGCCAGGGGAAATCGTTTTTCTATGGAGTCCAGAACCAAAATATGATTATGGCCCGCTGCCACAAAACCTGTATTTTGCGAAACCAGGTGATGTGGCGGGGGAGTGGGAAATGGAAGCGGCTCTCACCGAACTTCATGGCGCTGGCCTATATCTGTCACCTGACAGCACAAAATTTGCTATCAGACTGTTTGAGGACACCAATGGAGACGGAATTGTCTCTACTCGGGCAGAAAATTCAAACGCCTATCTCTACCCACTAGCGGACAAGACTTTAACCCGTTTGACAGCAACCGAAATCAGAGGGGCTGTCCGGGTTGGTTGGCTACCAGACAACAAACAATTCACTTACTCATTGCAGAAGGATATATACCTCTACAATCTGGAAGACTCAACTTCCAGGCAAATTCTTAGTTTCCCAGGACTTATCTATCTACACCAATGGTCGCCTGACGGCCGTTGGTTGGCTATCGTCTCTTCCATATCAGATGAACCCGCACCTGGTGGAGAATCTCACAGGCTTGATCTTTATAATAGGGAAACAAACACTTTAATTTCATTAGTTGACAAAATGGGATTTAGTGGCGTGGACTGGTCTCCAGACAGTCAGTGGTTGGTTTTTAATTATGATAGCAACCACGGTTTGTTTGTCACTTCTGTCAACGAGTTGACACCAATCGAACTGGTAAGTTCTGGTCTCAGCTTTGCTTCCTGGTCGCCAGACAGCCAATGGCTGGCCTTTACGACAGATATTGGCGCTGGAAACCTGAATTTATGGAACCCAAACACTCGTTCAACTGAAACCTTATTCGGGGGAAACGGTCGTATGACGCAGCCCATTTGGTCTCCCCATAACAACCGCCTCGCTATTGCTCTTAATGGTGAAGAGGAATCCAGCCTGATTGTGGCTGATGCAGTTCTTAAAACCACCAGCACAATATTAGTTGGGCCAAAACCTGGTCCTCCCGGCCCGTTCCGCCGGCCACTAAAAACATTGCATTGGTCACCTGATGGACAGTGGATAATGTTTGAGGCTTCAGGAGAAGACAATCAAAACTTGTCAATGATTGATTACTCTACCGGAGACCTGTTCACCGTACTTGATTTCACCGAAATGACCACACCTGATAACGTCTATTGGCTTCCATAAATCATACCCACCTAAATATTATTTCCGGAGATAACGATGAACAAAAATCATTTACTGACCACCATCTGTATTCAAGTAACATGTCTATGTGTCATTATCTGGATTCTTACAGACAATTCCGTTGCTTCCGTAAAAGCACATGCAGCCTATCAAGAACCTACAGCCACGCCTACTTCCCTCGCTGTGGCCGGTCTTCCAGACCGCGCCACCTGCTGGCCTGCATAGGTATTTGCCAAAATCGTCGTAAGTCTTGGAGGATACCATGACTCGAGTATACTTGTTTTTACTGTGCTGTGTTTGGTTGCTGCTGGTAGTTCGATGTGGGGGAGAAGGGGAAAGGGTTGCGGCCGTTTCGACTCCGCTCAACGCAAGCACACCTACCCATGCGGTTGTGCTAACAAATACGGCCGTTCCGCCCACTCCTACTCAGCCACTTGCTACAGATACGCCGATGGGGATGGAAACGGCTTTGCTGCCCACCATTACTGTCACAGTTTCTCCTACAACGGCCGTGCCCACCGAAACACCCACCATCACCCCAATATCCCTACCGCCTTTACCCGGTGAAATCTATTTCTTTTGGGACTCAAAGCATTTACCTCGTGGTGAGGTGTTTGATCCTGTTCAAACCCTTTACCGAATTTCAGGTGAAAACCTTAAGGATGTGGAAATTTCTACGGTTGCAGACGAAATTATAGGTTGGCCTTACATTTCACTTTCGCCAGATAAAACAGCTTTTCTGTTTACAAAGCTAGAAGACAGGAATGGTGATGGAAATGTTAGCTTTGAAGGTTATAACCAGGGTTTCGATGGGCCAAACATTTTCACCTATTCTTTGATCAATCGATCTGTAACACGAATAACTAAAGATTTCCCAACTGTCATTAACCCTGAATGGGGAGAAGGGGATGAAACGATTCTTTTTGGTCAATCCACGTCTGGTCTTTCGTCTATTCATGTGGCTAACGGAATAACACAGCTTGTTGCAGCTTTTCCCGAAGATCTTATTACCTGGACAGACGTTTCTCCCAACGGTCGCTTAATAGGCATCAATCTTGATTCGATTCTAATCAGCATTGTTGATCAACAAACTGGTGAAGTTACTGGCGTGACTCATGAAATAGGCGGTCTGGGAGTGGAAAGAGCATGGTCTCCTGATAGCAAGTGGCTTTTGTTAAACCAACCTTTCACCAACCGTAGATTTCTTGTCAATGTGCAAACATTGACGGCAAGTCCCTTAATGGGACTGACCTCTTTCCAGTCATTTGCGTGGCCGCCTGATAGCCAAAAGCTAACGTTCGTTCAAGATACAGGAGACGGTTCGAGCCTGATGTCTTTGGATCCGACCGATCTAT
Coding sequences:
- a CDS encoding PD40 domain-containing protein, which codes for MNAVLSDTPALSETEVAVTLSAYPTTPDRQLNTTSRQTLGTQPARAMCAADQLSASPNGRYLLIQYNCEAALFAILQDLQTGKETTLARGYFLDWSPDGDWLLFRQTDEDAIWLVQAATGSRQTLPNLPAGVYNAAFHFDGQTVVLAASQGLGLGSELGVYHHLATTSYTRWQTFPQQVVAYPRWSPDGTKLAYILMPDSNQPFTVGELWLAEPGTGAPTQLLDAVDAGHGYPPVWSPNGQSLAYVRRENPDSVRADHLAAALRSNLMLANAAAGQTTPLTSFPDSLVYDAIWSPDGAQLAFTADDAIWLVSPGQSSTQITQSMTARHPAWLVENN
- a CDS encoding PD40 domain-containing protein, translated to MIQRILFLICLACLLLVGCGTEGEMVAEAAPTAAQLPAAETPIATETAQPTPTPNATPAPATHTPTLPPPTNTPTTTPQPTETQIATATSSLAFPLSPQGAIFFLWSTVPPPDGSDPSLTTDLYVAYPGNSPDRWDVRPLIPDLFGFTLMKASPDMSYLAILFSENEEQAWNEMRGVGLYNFEQKAFSNLTGSECCLYGFDWLPQSQAVLYSQVNNLFQIDIGEESSPSQLTDDWLSQSGTEVFNPVISPDGNWVAVTLSSNQMAVYNMTTGHFTTLAEEVPYPSSHRVITWSPNSQMLAFTSTFEQGLFVANMDSMAVVQLENVNTRCLPAWSSKTLLLAYTCDNSLFLWDAKTQVAEETVNGDIVGIPVWSPNGSTIAVNVVIGEKKGFLLIDPNDGRQQFLDTTDVAAPSLWPPAIWSPDGEWLLYLSEQPDQTGYYVMNKTNNIPYLVLNTTGLGTPHDLVWFHDVASLP
- a CDS encoding PD40 domain-containing protein yields the protein MTRLHLFLLGCVCLLLVVGCGGEGERVAEAAPTPTQLPVTGTPTETAVPPTFTPLPATETAVPPTATIAPTNTAASLPTTIPTNTPIPLPPPPGQIVFLWNPEPVDPTGPQPQNLYFAKPGNAAGEWEMETTLTDLHGAGLYLSPDGTKFAARLFEDTDGNGIVSTMGTADYSNVYLYPLSDKTLTRLTDTEIKGTVQVSWLPDNQQFTYTLNKDIFLFDLANSTSTRLLSFPGLITFHQWSPDGRWLAIVSRLSDEPAPAGESHRLGLYDTETNNLISVVSKLGGSSISWSPSSQWFAFSSIEQGLYVTSINDLVPIQLDAGLSFSSWSPDGQWLAFTSQTGAVSLNLWNPNTQLIERLLEGNGRFSRPIWSPDNQHLAVALNTEEESSLVIADIVNKTTNTVLIGPKPVPDPGPARWPLETLSWSPDGQWILFEASGKDNRNFSVVNYANGELFVVLDFTGSDVPENVYWLP
- a CDS encoding PD40 domain-containing protein, producing the protein MTRLHLFLLGCVCLLLVVGCGGKGEPVTAVTPMPSTPATETAVPPTPTQPLATDTPVGMETAVLPTNTATVSPTTATSTALSAGVLTETPTNTPVPLPPSPGEIVFLWSPEPKYDYGPLPQNLYFAKPGDVAGEWEMEAALTELHGAGLYLSPDSTKFAIRLFEDTNGDGIVSTRAENSNAYLYPLADKTLTRLTATEIRGAVRVGWLPDNKQFTYSLQKDIYLYNLEDSTSRQILSFPGLIYLHQWSPDGRWLAIVSSISDEPAPGGESHRLDLYNRETNTLISLVDKMGFSGVDWSPDSQWLVFNYDSNHGLFVTSVNELTPIELVSSGLSFASWSPDSQWLAFTTDIGAGNLNLWNPNTRSTETLFGGNGRMTQPIWSPHNNRLAIALNGEEESSLIVADAVLKTTSTILVGPKPGPPGPFRRPLKTLHWSPDGQWIMFEASGEDNQNLSMIDYSTGDLFTVLDFTEMTTPDNVYWLP
- a CDS encoding PD40 domain-containing protein; translated protein: MTRVYLFLLCCVWLLLVVRCGGEGERVAAVSTPLNASTPTHAVVLTNTAVPPTPTQPLATDTPMGMETALLPTITVTVSPTTAVPTETPTITPISLPPLPGEIYFFWDSKHLPRGEVFDPVQTLYRISGENLKDVEISTVADEIIGWPYISLSPDKTAFLFTKLEDRNGDGNVSFEGYNQGFDGPNIFTYSLINRSVTRITKDFPTVINPEWGEGDETILFGQSTSGLSSIHVANGITQLVAAFPEDLITWTDVSPNGRLIGINLDSILISIVDQQTGEVTGVTHEIGGLGVERAWSPDSKWLLLNQPFTNRRFLVNVQTLTASPLMGLTSFQSFAWPPDSQKLTFVQDTGDGSSLMSLDPTDLSTRKLFSVPGSIHNLFWSPDGSHLAMTISVGEKIALHILDAETGELRELWQNSDSKRFYIAAWSPDGEWLLFFRGRGWPLSHGPDDEAGIYITHQSGGEAHLILDTSNASDPYGFFWLPEIQVP